In one window of Methanosarcina vacuolata Z-761 DNA:
- a CDS encoding DUF2207 family protein, protein MELSDASFEAAIEANLNSALLTTILSKATLLKTILLLLLAFCLVSSASAKYSLERAETNIIVNASGITDVRESISYAFDGDYIDIHRELKALPAESIRNGSELGYKLWGEEWEKPLKSFKGNIMLPVKKESEIRYWTHPVVYTQEVNIENSAINLRAGEIPSTQWYEVRAVFPGITSSGFGSVKVDEARGLGRIVAIENAYQQKNMILNSLYRKTFLFALFVLAFPLLIYYIYGREQKIDYEKISETEVPDNSKPAVVNAIVMGRMGIPTIDGFTATVMDLVNRGYLSLRNLKPEEIDSSYTPELDSSHTPKSNLSHTPELDSSHTLESNLSHTPELDSSHIPESNLSHTPELDSSHTPESGSRDFIVELLNNEIYSKAEGSLSELEDFEKDVLYLLKTHASERKVSWKKLETELQSGNSFYQFLTSWNKKVQAHTSFAKYFQFTGNIYMYWFARTILIASIVYYILISGFFPSKVFPLASKINVLTSLIGIFGFVMIRCSGMFIKIFGRWTPEGSLYYKRCDNFKKYLTDLSALKGHSPESIETWDSYLVYAISLGIAKEMLQNMSLIVPSKQLRESRFYPISSNYSRSECSCGNAFSSSCSRDINREDNLEEDNIDGVSLE, encoded by the coding sequence TTGGAGCTTTCAGATGCTTCTTTTGAAGCTGCCATAGAAGCGAATCTTAATTCTGCACTATTGACAACAATTTTATCGAAAGCAACTCTACTGAAAACGATTCTTCTTTTGCTGCTTGCTTTCTGCCTGGTATCCTCAGCAAGTGCAAAATATTCACTTGAAAGAGCTGAGACAAATATAATTGTTAATGCCAGCGGGATAACCGATGTTAGGGAATCGATTTCATACGCATTTGATGGAGACTACATTGACATACATAGAGAACTCAAAGCGTTACCTGCTGAATCTATCCGGAATGGCTCCGAATTGGGTTATAAGCTGTGGGGAGAAGAGTGGGAGAAACCTCTGAAGAGTTTTAAAGGAAATATTATGCTTCCGGTGAAAAAAGAAAGTGAAATTCGATACTGGACTCATCCGGTTGTTTATACGCAGGAAGTAAACATCGAAAATAGTGCCATTAATTTAAGGGCAGGCGAAATCCCTTCTACTCAATGGTATGAAGTCCGAGCAGTCTTCCCAGGAATTACATCCTCAGGTTTCGGTTCTGTCAAGGTAGATGAGGCTAGAGGACTTGGAAGAATAGTAGCGATTGAAAATGCATATCAACAGAAAAATATGATCTTAAATAGCCTTTATAGGAAGACTTTTTTATTTGCACTGTTTGTTCTGGCTTTTCCTTTACTTATATACTATATATATGGAAGAGAACAAAAAATCGATTATGAAAAAATTTCTGAAACGGAAGTGCCTGATAATTCCAAACCTGCAGTGGTAAATGCCATTGTAATGGGGCGTATGGGTATTCCCACAATAGACGGATTTACTGCTACGGTTATGGATCTCGTTAACCGTGGATATCTCTCTTTACGAAATTTAAAACCTGAAGAGATAGACTCATCCTACACTCCAGAATTAGACTCATCTCATACACCAAAATCAAACTTATCTCATACACCAGAATTAGACTCATCTCATACACTAGAATCAAACTTGTCTCATACACCAGAATTAGACTCATCTCATATTCCAGAATCAAACTTGTCTCATACACCAGAATTAGACTCATCTCATACGCCAGAATCCGGGTCCAGAGACTTTATCGTTGAACTTCTTAACAATGAAATATATTCGAAGGCTGAAGGAAGCTTATCTGAACTGGAAGATTTTGAAAAAGATGTGCTTTATCTGTTAAAAACTCATGCTTCCGAAAGAAAAGTCTCCTGGAAAAAACTTGAAACAGAACTGCAAAGCGGAAATAGTTTCTATCAATTCTTAACTTCCTGGAACAAAAAAGTTCAAGCACACACTTCATTTGCTAAATATTTTCAATTCACAGGAAACATATATATGTATTGGTTTGCCCGAACCATTCTAATAGCTTCAATTGTTTATTATATTTTGATTTCGGGATTTTTCCCTTCAAAGGTGTTCCCTCTGGCTTCAAAGATAAATGTACTGACCAGTTTAATTGGGATTTTTGGGTTCGTTATGATAAGGTGCTCAGGCATGTTCATAAAGATATTTGGGCGCTGGACCCCCGAAGGAAGCCTTTACTATAAACGATGTGATAATTTCAAAAAATATCTTACAGACCTTTCTGCTCTTAAAGGGCATTCTCCTGAATCAATAGAGACCTGGGATTCTTATCTGGTGTACGCTATCTCTCTCGGAATCGCAAAGGAAATGCTTCAAAATATGTCTCTGATCGTCCCGTCTAAACAGTTAAGAGAGAGCCGCTTCTATCCCATAAGTTCCAATTATAGCAGATCAGAATGCAGTTGTGGAAATGCCTTCTCTTCATCATGTTCCAGAGATATAAATAGAGAAGACAATCTCGAAGAAGACAATATCGATGGCGTCTCTCTGGAGTAG
- a CDS encoding gamma carbonic anhydrase family protein, with the protein MIMNFKGKSPKISETAFIADSADVIGDIEIGYYSSVWFNAVLRGDRNKIKIGSRTSIQDNVVIHANPENGVQIGNDVSVGHGAVLHGCRVESNVLIGMNSTVLNGAEIGKNSIVGANALIPEGKKFPENSLIIGVPGKVKREIEKSEIEAIAENAAEYVEFVREYRKK; encoded by the coding sequence ATAATAATGAATTTTAAAGGTAAAAGCCCGAAAATTTCAGAGACGGCTTTTATTGCGGATTCTGCAGACGTTATCGGGGATATTGAAATAGGGTATTATTCAAGTGTATGGTTTAATGCCGTGCTTCGCGGGGACAGAAATAAGATAAAAATCGGGAGCCGGACGAGTATCCAGGATAATGTGGTTATTCATGCAAACCCCGAGAATGGAGTTCAGATAGGAAATGATGTAAGTGTGGGACACGGAGCTGTGCTTCACGGATGCAGAGTAGAAAGCAATGTGCTTATAGGGATGAATTCTACAGTATTGAACGGGGCTGAAATAGGAAAAAATTCTATTGTAGGTGCAAACGCGCTGATTCCTGAAGGGAAGAAATTTCCTGAGAACAGCCTGATAATCGGAGTTCCGGGAAAGGTTAAAAGGGAAATTGAGAAATCTGAGATTGAAGCCATAGCAGAAAATGCTGCCGAATATGTGGAATTTGTCAGAGAGTACAGGAAGAAGTGA
- a CDS encoding serine/threonine-protein kinase RIO2 gives MIDEALRVFKDLNSKDFRILTGIETGMKHFEWVPMEELNKYTRLPFEKLEYKLKKLVKNKLVVRNTQPYEGFQIYFEGYDVLALNAFVKRKSISAIGDEVGVGKESVIYEAILPPELAIGEPVPVVIKFHREGRTSFKQIKRVREHLGEREHFSWIYAARLAAQREYNIMTTLYPEVSIPKPFDHNRHAIVMELAKGSLLSKTKLIDPEWYLDEILKQVKITYSLGVIHADLSEYNIFASEDGVQLIDWPQYITPEHPHADEILERDVSNVLTHFFRKYGIKRELDETIREIKRQAGKNTEDIIEGTESGTSRGTVEEGELEEALEEGFEEDIEEDIFQEEDFEAEKFEAENFEAEEFEVEEFGTEEFEAEEIEAGKIEAEDRKVQDFKKAASEKETSDKE, from the coding sequence ATGATCGACGAAGCGCTGAGGGTTTTTAAAGATCTTAACTCAAAGGATTTCAGAATCCTGACTGGCATTGAGACCGGAATGAAGCATTTTGAATGGGTGCCAATGGAAGAACTGAATAAATACACCAGGCTGCCTTTTGAGAAGCTTGAATACAAGCTAAAAAAACTTGTGAAAAATAAGCTTGTAGTCAGGAACACCCAGCCTTACGAGGGTTTTCAGATTTATTTTGAAGGATACGATGTTCTTGCCCTTAATGCATTTGTCAAGCGAAAGAGTATCAGTGCAATAGGGGACGAAGTCGGGGTAGGAAAGGAATCGGTTATCTATGAAGCAATCCTCCCACCTGAGCTCGCAATTGGGGAACCTGTTCCTGTTGTAATCAAGTTTCACAGGGAAGGAAGGACCAGTTTCAAGCAAATAAAGCGTGTACGTGAGCACCTTGGGGAAAGGGAACACTTTTCCTGGATCTATGCAGCCAGGCTTGCAGCCCAGCGGGAGTACAACATCATGACCACTCTGTATCCAGAGGTCTCAATCCCGAAGCCCTTTGACCACAACAGGCATGCAATAGTTATGGAGCTTGCAAAAGGCAGTCTTCTTTCAAAAACAAAACTTATTGACCCCGAATGGTATCTCGATGAGATCCTTAAACAGGTAAAAATTACCTATTCACTGGGGGTCATCCACGCCGACCTCAGTGAGTATAATATATTTGCTTCCGAAGATGGCGTCCAGCTAATTGACTGGCCTCAGTATATCACTCCTGAACATCCTCACGCCGACGAAATTCTCGAAAGGGATGTTTCAAATGTCCTGACTCATTTTTTCCGAAAATACGGAATTAAAAGGGAGCTTGATGAAACAATCCGCGAAATTAAGCGTCAGGCAGGTAAAAACACAGAGGATATAATAGAAGGCACAGAAAGCGGGACTAGCAGAGGTACTGTAGAGGAAGGGGAGCTTGAGGAAGCTCTGGAAGAAGGCTTTGAAGAGGATATTGAAGAGGATATTTTTCAGGAAGAAGACTTTGAAGCTGAAAAATTTGAGGCCGAAAATTTCGAAGCTGAAGAATTTGAGGTCGAAGAATTTGGGACTGAAGAATTTGAGGCTGAAGAAATCGAAGCCGGCAAAATCGAAGCCGAAGATCGAAAAGTACAGGATTTCAAAAAAGCTGCCTCGGAAAAAGAGACTTCAGATAAAGAATGA
- the hypD gene encoding hydrogenase formation protein HypD → MENGNSPSKPAAPELERKLLERIRSLDKPLRIMHVCGTHERTIAKYGLRSVLPKNIEVISGPGCPVCVTPEEDINIAIALAKSGATVVTFGDMMRVPGSAESLLDAKSEGANVKMVYSIDDAIALAEKKPELEVVFFGIGFETTVPANAAALLRKTPENFSLLASQKQTPPAVEFLASDADVDAFIAPGHVATIIGTKPFESLAEKGFPVVVSGFEPGDILLGINLLQLQAEEGISRIDNGYPRAVKPEGNQIALKIMNEVFETSDSEWRGIGKIENSGLVLRKEFEEKDAAKKYEDLYASALEDVRKKTGGKDKKRCICAAILTGKAKPSQCPNFGKECTPKSPAGPCMVSQEGMCYNWFRYSREGGNRVA, encoded by the coding sequence ATGGAAAACGGGAATTCACCTTCAAAGCCAGCGGCTCCTGAACTTGAAAGAAAGCTCCTGGAAAGAATCAGAAGCTTGGATAAGCCACTTCGCATAATGCATGTCTGCGGGACTCATGAGCGGACTATAGCAAAATATGGGTTAAGGAGTGTCCTTCCTAAAAATATTGAGGTAATAAGCGGCCCCGGATGCCCTGTTTGTGTGACTCCTGAAGAAGATATTAATATTGCAATAGCCCTTGCAAAAAGTGGGGCAACCGTTGTCACTTTTGGAGACATGATGCGTGTTCCGGGTTCGGCCGAAAGTTTGCTGGACGCGAAGTCTGAAGGGGCAAATGTAAAGATGGTCTATAGTATTGATGATGCAATTGCCCTTGCAGAAAAAAAGCCAGAACTTGAGGTAGTCTTTTTTGGAATAGGCTTTGAAACTACGGTTCCTGCAAATGCGGCTGCTCTTTTAAGAAAGACCCCCGAAAACTTCAGCCTCCTTGCCTCGCAGAAGCAAACTCCTCCTGCAGTCGAATTCCTTGCCAGTGATGCAGATGTTGATGCCTTTATAGCTCCCGGGCATGTGGCAACTATAATAGGCACAAAACCTTTTGAGTCTCTTGCAGAAAAAGGCTTTCCTGTTGTCGTAAGTGGGTTTGAACCCGGAGATATTCTCCTTGGAATAAACCTGTTACAACTGCAGGCAGAAGAAGGAATCTCAAGAATAGATAACGGCTACCCGAGAGCTGTAAAACCTGAAGGAAACCAGATTGCCCTTAAAATCATGAATGAAGTGTTTGAAACCTCGGACTCTGAGTGGCGAGGCATAGGGAAAATCGAGAATTCAGGACTTGTGCTCAGAAAGGAGTTTGAGGAAAAGGACGCTGCAAAAAAGTATGAAGATCTGTATGCTTCTGCTCTTGAAGATGTCCGAAAGAAAACAGGAGGAAAAGACAAAAAACGCTGTATCTGCGCAGCTATCCTTACAGGAAAAGCAAAGCCTTCTCAATGCCCGAATTTCGGGAAAGAATGTACCCCGAAAAGTCCTGCAGGCCCATGTATGGTAAGCCAGGAAGGTATGTGTTATAACTGGTTCAGGTACTCAAGAGAAGGAGGCAACAGGGTTGCATGA
- the hypA gene encoding hydrogenase maturation nickel metallochaperone HypA, whose protein sequence is MHELSIACEIFEQVMATAKEHGATEVKHVTLQMGRLSHTNPEQLNFCFKVLAEESIAKDADFIVEMIPPSLECECGYTGAIDEKKIRTKCEFESELLAYAAVMECPVCGKPAQLIGGRELIIKSIEIETENQD, encoded by the coding sequence TTGCATGAATTATCCATTGCATGTGAAATTTTCGAGCAGGTAATGGCTACTGCCAAAGAGCACGGAGCCACGGAAGTTAAGCACGTAACTCTTCAGATGGGAAGATTATCTCATACTAATCCGGAACAACTTAACTTCTGTTTTAAAGTCCTTGCAGAGGAAAGTATTGCCAAAGATGCGGATTTTATTGTAGAAATGATACCGCCTTCCCTTGAATGTGAATGTGGATACACGGGAGCAATAGATGAAAAAAAGATACGAACGAAATGTGAATTCGAAAGTGAACTTCTGGCTTATGCGGCAGTTATGGAATGTCCAGTCTGCGGAAAGCCTGCTCAGCTGATAGGTGGAAGAGAGCTGATTATTAAAAGTATCGAGATCGAAACTGAAAACCAGGATTGA
- a CDS encoding HypC/HybG/HupF family hydrogenase formation chaperone gives MCIAIPGKVKSIVNENTATIDMGGICRDVNMDLMGGANESQIGKHFLVHVGYAIAEISEEESEETMHLLRQIAGLEEIETPESEST, from the coding sequence ATGTGTATAGCTATTCCTGGAAAAGTAAAATCCATTGTAAACGAGAATACTGCAACGATTGACATGGGCGGAATCTGCAGAGATGTGAATATGGACCTTATGGGAGGCGCTAACGAGTCCCAGATAGGGAAACACTTTCTTGTCCATGTTGGATATGCAATAGCCGAAATCTCGGAAGAAGAAAGTGAAGAAACAATGCACCTTCTCAGACAGATTGCGGGACTTGAAGAGATAGAAACACCCGAAAGCGAATCTACCTGA
- the hypE gene encoding hydrogenase expression/formation protein HypE has product MKSNTISLEHGAGGEVMQALIGEIILKNFHNKSAGSIGLECLDDGSTVRLDSFNNGCELVLTTDSHVITPAFFPNTNIGRLAVAGTVNDLTVMGAKPLALTCAVIVPEGFPLKEFEEIIKTMDKTAAEVGVPIITGDTKTVEKTALDSIILNTAGLGITDSPVRDSGLRPGDKILVTGTIGDHGISLMAHREGFDFDTDLASDSAPLWKLIEPLLKLRTPEGEPVITAMKDPTRGGLANALNEMAAKSGAGILIEEDWIPFKPAVSAACEMLGLDPLEVANEGKAVIGVKPGFEEEVLSILRQHPYGRDAAVIGEVTPDKKEVVLRNRFGGMRFVDVPAGDPIPRVC; this is encoded by the coding sequence ATGAAATCAAATACCATTTCTCTTGAGCACGGTGCAGGCGGAGAAGTTATGCAGGCACTTATAGGAGAAATAATTCTTAAAAACTTTCACAATAAAAGTGCAGGCTCAATTGGACTCGAATGTCTTGATGATGGGTCCACAGTCAGGCTTGATAGCTTCAACAACGGATGCGAACTTGTACTGACTACTGATAGTCACGTGATTACACCTGCCTTTTTCCCGAATACCAATATAGGAAGGCTTGCAGTTGCAGGCACTGTCAATGACCTTACGGTCATGGGAGCAAAGCCCCTTGCTCTTACCTGTGCAGTCATAGTCCCTGAAGGTTTTCCACTCAAGGAGTTTGAGGAAATAATTAAAACAATGGATAAAACAGCCGCAGAGGTTGGTGTACCCATAATAACAGGCGACACTAAAACCGTAGAGAAAACTGCGCTTGATTCTATTATCCTGAACACTGCAGGCCTGGGAATTACGGATAGCCCTGTAAGAGATTCAGGGCTTCGGCCGGGAGACAAAATTCTGGTCACAGGCACTATTGGCGACCACGGAATTTCGCTTATGGCTCACAGGGAAGGTTTTGACTTTGATACTGACCTTGCCTCGGATTCAGCCCCACTCTGGAAACTCATAGAACCCCTCCTGAAACTCAGAACCCCGGAGGGTGAACCCGTGATCACGGCAATGAAAGACCCGACCCGCGGAGGGCTTGCAAATGCCCTGAACGAGATGGCAGCAAAATCCGGAGCAGGCATTCTTATTGAAGAAGACTGGATTCCTTTCAAACCAGCCGTTTCCGCAGCCTGTGAGATGCTGGGCCTTGATCCCCTTGAGGTTGCAAATGAAGGAAAAGCAGTTATCGGAGTCAAACCCGGCTTTGAAGAAGAAGTGCTTTCAATCCTTAGGCAGCACCCCTACGGCAGGGATGCAGCTGTTATAGGAGAAGTCACTCCAGATAAGAAAGAAGTAGTCCTGAGAAACCGTTTCGGTGGTATGCGTTTTGTAGATGTACCTGCCGGAGACCCGATTCCCAGAGTATGCTAA
- a CDS encoding DEAD/DEAH box helicase → MDISHFLNQIKASSRYENQIVHNEKIPAREALYAPLSLKPQVKAALSGIGIEDLYVHQAEAIEKIREGNDIVLCTTTASGKSLTYMVPIFETILNEPEATALYISPLNALVNDQLKSFLEFERSLKSGAGIARYTGALSEAEKRKVREGQTNVVLTNPEMIHMSFLAWHHLWRRFFSNLRFIVVDESHYYRGVIGSNMANLLRRLLRVAEYYGASPQFICCSATIGNPEDHTETLLGRKAAVVDNNGSFQGSQQFIFWNPPLYLNNKGCTLRRSSFSEASSLFSKAVQAGLQTLAFTRSRQGVERMYRSCRELLRSRNLSPAICSYRSGYFDQEREEIEKKMNSGEIRGVISTNALELGIDIGGLDACILDGYPGTVMSARQQAGRAGRSGNESLVILVAGTNALDQYYMRNPADFFTRSSENAVLNPKNPYILAGHLLCAAKELPLRASDEKFFGKGYSRVVELLEAEGLLAGDDLKYSTDPFPYKHVSLRGIDNNTYSLLAFEGEKRFPIEKDIEETLAFRECHPGAVYMHRGESYYINRIDHEKKEIHAIKTHDTYYTKPMIDSSVLVQETYAVKPLLHASEVEVGLGEVEVTDRVIGYRKIQTQSNDVMSAHSLEMPPVSLQTMALWLKLPDRLQELVGEHKLDFAGGIHAIEHAMISMYPLHLLVDRSDVGGVSTPSHPDLGGKSGIFIYDGHRGGVGYAEKGYDLIEEVLDGTLKAIESCPCESGCPSCIQSPKCGNNNEPLDKHAAIMLLHELLGKAPYIPPERKEKHLSEVRASRPAPEIRSTEDALSRVRRQLRRETIKQETPEAQEKKEKTFIATDENGGMIGVISAPSPEKAAAKTFHQKLRGKKEPTREKPLEICIRDLGAGNDYNFRLWIEVSENEGKEAVRGEDEKKVVKRLIIRRVN, encoded by the coding sequence ATGGATATTTCTCACTTTTTAAATCAGATAAAAGCTTCCAGCCGCTATGAAAACCAGATCGTCCATAATGAGAAAATTCCTGCAAGGGAAGCTCTGTATGCTCCTCTTTCCCTTAAACCGCAGGTAAAAGCAGCCCTTTCAGGCATCGGAATCGAAGATCTGTATGTGCACCAGGCTGAGGCTATAGAAAAAATTCGGGAAGGAAATGATATTGTACTCTGCACGACCACTGCAAGCGGAAAGTCCCTTACTTACATGGTTCCTATTTTTGAAACTATTCTCAATGAACCTGAAGCAACTGCTCTTTATATCTCCCCTTTAAATGCGCTTGTAAATGACCAGTTAAAGTCTTTTCTGGAGTTTGAAAGGTCGCTGAAATCAGGCGCAGGCATAGCCCGTTATACAGGCGCCCTTTCAGAGGCCGAGAAAAGGAAGGTGAGAGAAGGGCAAACCAATGTGGTCTTAACAAATCCTGAAATGATTCACATGAGCTTTCTTGCGTGGCATCATCTCTGGAGGCGCTTTTTCTCGAATCTCAGGTTCATAGTTGTTGACGAGAGCCACTACTATCGCGGAGTTATTGGCAGCAACATGGCAAACCTGCTCAGGAGGCTTTTGCGTGTGGCTGAGTACTATGGAGCATCTCCGCAGTTTATCTGTTGTTCTGCAACCATAGGAAATCCGGAAGACCATACTGAAACTCTTCTAGGGAGAAAAGCCGCTGTGGTTGATAATAACGGCTCTTTTCAGGGCAGCCAGCAATTCATTTTCTGGAACCCGCCACTTTATCTGAATAATAAGGGTTGCACACTGAGGAGAAGCAGTTTTTCCGAAGCTTCCTCGCTTTTTTCAAAGGCTGTACAGGCAGGCCTTCAGACTCTGGCTTTTACCCGGTCCAGGCAGGGAGTTGAGAGGATGTACAGGAGTTGTAGGGAGCTATTGAGGAGCAGAAATCTCTCTCCTGCAATCTGCTCGTACAGAAGTGGCTATTTTGACCAGGAAAGGGAAGAAATTGAAAAGAAAATGAATTCAGGGGAAATTCGAGGGGTTATTTCTACAAATGCACTTGAACTGGGGATAGATATAGGAGGGCTTGACGCCTGTATTCTTGACGGCTATCCGGGAACAGTAATGAGTGCCAGGCAACAGGCAGGCAGGGCAGGCAGGAGCGGAAATGAAAGCCTTGTTATCCTTGTGGCAGGCACAAACGCCCTTGACCAGTATTATATGAGAAACCCAGCCGACTTTTTTACACGAAGCAGTGAAAATGCGGTGCTTAACCCCAAAAATCCGTATATCCTTGCAGGGCACCTGCTCTGTGCCGCAAAAGAGCTTCCTCTGAGGGCATCGGATGAGAAATTCTTCGGTAAAGGGTATTCAAGAGTCGTGGAACTTCTGGAAGCCGAAGGCCTGCTTGCAGGTGACGACCTGAAGTATTCAACGGACCCGTTTCCTTACAAACACGTTTCGCTTAGGGGAATTGATAATAATACTTACTCTCTCCTTGCTTTTGAGGGAGAAAAGCGCTTCCCTATTGAAAAAGACATTGAGGAAACTCTCGCCTTCAGGGAGTGCCATCCTGGGGCTGTTTATATGCACAGGGGAGAATCCTACTATATAAACAGAATCGACCACGAAAAGAAGGAAATCCATGCCATAAAAACGCATGACACCTATTATACGAAACCCATGATTGACTCGTCTGTGCTTGTACAGGAGACTTATGCTGTAAAACCGCTTTTACACGCATCGGAGGTCGAAGTCGGGCTTGGGGAAGTTGAGGTAACGGACAGGGTTATAGGGTACAGGAAAATCCAGACCCAGAGCAATGATGTAATGAGCGCCCATTCTCTTGAGATGCCTCCTGTCAGCCTCCAGACAATGGCTCTCTGGCTTAAGCTTCCGGACAGGCTGCAGGAGCTTGTAGGAGAACATAAACTGGATTTTGCAGGCGGGATCCATGCTATAGAGCATGCGATGATTTCAATGTATCCTCTTCACCTGCTTGTGGACAGGAGTGACGTAGGCGGAGTTTCCACACCTTCTCATCCTGACCTTGGAGGCAAAAGCGGGATATTCATTTACGACGGTCACCGGGGTGGTGTAGGGTACGCCGAAAAGGGTTATGACCTTATTGAAGAGGTACTTGACGGCACTTTAAAAGCAATCGAGAGCTGTCCCTGTGAAAGCGGTTGTCCAAGCTGTATTCAGTCCCCAAAGTGTGGAAACAATAACGAACCCCTTGATAAACATGCTGCAATCATGCTCCTGCACGAACTCCTTGGGAAAGCCCCTTATATTCCGCCTGAACGAAAAGAAAAACACCTATCCGAAGTTAGAGCCTCAAGACCAGCTCCTGAAATAAGAAGTACAGAAGATGCTCTGAGCAGGGTCAGGCGTCAGCTCAGGCGGGAAACCATAAAACAGGAAACTCCAGAAGCGCAGGAGAAAAAAGAAAAGACTTTCATTGCTACGGACGAAAATGGAGGAATGATTGGAGTAATCTCTGCCCCTTCCCCCGAAAAAGCTGCCGCAAAAACTTTCCACCAGAAACTCCGAGGAAAAAAAGAACCTACAAGGGAAAAGCCTCTTGAAATCTGCATCCGAGACCTTGGAGCAGGCAACGATTATAACTTCAGGCTCTGGATTGAAGTTTCAGAGAATGAAGGAAAGGAAGCTGTTAGAGGAGAAGATGAGAAGAAGGTTGTAAAGAGGCTAATTATCAGGAGAGTAAACTAA
- the hypB gene encoding hydrogenase nickel incorporation protein HypB — translation MLMHVIDMGHDVYKANDKVAEKNRKKLDKYQVFSVNVMGAIGSGKTTLIEEAIRQLKDKYRIAVIAGDVIAEMDSSRFRKLDVPTIPVNTGKECHLDAKLVEKALDEIDLSNTDLLLIENVGNLICPVDFKLGEQLRVVIVSVTEGDDIILKHPMIFKTANLAVINKVDIAHAVDVDAEKMRNDILSLNPSVPVILTSKHDWESLETWISFIELGVKKAQNR, via the coding sequence ATGTTAATGCATGTAATTGATATGGGACATGATGTCTACAAGGCAAATGATAAAGTTGCTGAAAAAAACAGAAAGAAACTTGACAAGTATCAGGTTTTCTCGGTAAATGTTATGGGTGCAATCGGATCAGGAAAGACCACTCTGATTGAAGAAGCTATCAGGCAACTTAAGGATAAGTATAGGATAGCTGTGATTGCAGGGGACGTAATCGCAGAAATGGATTCTTCCCGTTTCAGAAAACTCGATGTACCTACCATTCCCGTAAATACCGGAAAAGAGTGCCACCTTGATGCAAAACTGGTGGAAAAAGCCCTGGATGAAATCGATCTTAGTAACACGGATCTCCTTCTAATTGAGAACGTAGGCAACCTTATCTGTCCTGTGGACTTCAAACTGGGGGAACAACTGAGGGTTGTAATCGTGAGCGTGACCGAGGGAGACGATATTATCCTCAAGCACCCCATGATATTCAAGACTGCAAATCTTGCAGTAATAAATAAAGTTGACATTGCACACGCGGTTGATGTCGATGCCGAAAAAATGCGAAACGATATTCTTTCCTTAAATCCGAGTGTGCCAGTTATCCTTACTTCAAAGCATGACTGGGAAAGCCTGGAAACCTGGATTAGCTTTATCGAGCTTGGAGTTAAAAAAGCTCAGAATAGATAA
- a CDS encoding transcriptional regulator protein — translation MKDSEVKVLDENDYVFIKALNNLGMSRNAATTMAYLMNVDEASSREIEISTGLRQPEVSLAMRLMCNHSWVNMRSEKKPGKGRPMKIYSLAVPVEEIISFYEDRIYKESQATISAIKKLKVMSKQVPLASSK, via the coding sequence ATGAAAGACTCTGAAGTAAAAGTTTTGGACGAAAATGACTATGTTTTTATTAAAGCATTAAATAATCTTGGAATGTCACGAAATGCCGCTACAACCATGGCATATCTTATGAATGTAGACGAAGCTTCATCCCGGGAAATTGAAATCAGCACCGGATTAAGGCAACCCGAAGTAAGTCTTGCAATGAGGTTAATGTGCAATCATTCCTGGGTTAATATGCGCTCGGAAAAAAAGCCTGGAAAAGGGCGGCCGATGAAAATCTATTCTCTTGCTGTCCCGGTTGAAGAGATCATAAGTTTTTACGAAGACCGGATTTACAAAGAATCTCAAGCAACCATATCAGCAATCAAAAAGCTGAAAGTGATGAGCAAACAAGTGCCTCTTGCTTCTTCAAAGTGA